TCTCCCCGACCACTGTTGTTTGGGCTCACTAATCTCTATCGAGGGAATGCAGCTGTCCCGTGAGGACTTTCCGACGAACGGCACTCAGAGCACTGCCTTGTAAGCTTGCGTCAGTGCCAATCCGAACGCCTCTGCTTGTCTGATCTGTCCGAAATCCATATCGCGGTTGCTGATGACTACGTGCGGCGGATGTCTATCGAATTGGATCCCGAGATCTTTCGATCGTTCCCAAAGTTCGGTGCCGGGCAGCACATGCAACGTCGAGACCTGCAATCTTCCCGGATCGAGAGAGAGTACATACTCGAAGTTGTCCAGGATCTGCTCGAATGTGTCGCCTGGTAGACCGATTATGAGGTCGCATTGCACCCTGATCCCGTGCGATCGACATGCCTCAACGCCGGCCGCGAAACGCTTCGGGTCAAACCTTCGATTGCACGCAGCCAATGATCGAGGGCCGATTGTCTGAGGTCCGCCTTCCACACTCACGACCCCTGCAAGCGAAAGCAATCTGGCATGGTGTTGCTCGATGCGTTGGAGGTCGACCTCGATGGTATGTAGTCGCAGACCAGCAGCGGCATGGGGCTCAAGGAGCGCCGCCAGATGCTCAAGGTGATCGTCGCTCAGGTTGAAAACCGGGTCGATGAAGGAAAAAGAGGTGACACCCGGCGCAGAGGCTAGCGCGTCGATTTCGGCGGCGATACGCCGCTTAGAGAAGCGCCTGATGCGCTGGCTTCCCTTCCCCTCGTAGCACCAGGCACATCGATTGGGACACCCGCGATAGGTCTCAATGAACGTAAGGCCATCGACCGGTGTCAGCACCCCTGCAAGCAACGGGGACGGGATGGAGTCCAAGTCCTCAATCACAGTACGACTGGGGCCTGAGACGATACATCCGCCGACAAGTGAGGTGAGCCCCGGAATGCTGTCGATGTCGCTGTCAACAAGAAATGCCGACAGCAGGTCTGCGAAGCTCTGCTCCCCCTCCCCCCTGACGACGCAATCAATGTAAGGGTGCGAACGAAGGACCTCTTCGGCGATTGGGCCGACTTCGGGGCCGCCGACAACGATCTTCACTTCGGGATGTGCCGCTTTGAAGAGCTTGGCCGCTTCGTAAGCAACGTCCGCATTGAAACATGTTACAGAGAATCCGACGACATCGGGCTTCACAAGATCGAGACGATAGGCAACCCACCATGGGTCCTCGTCGCACGACAAATTCAGGGTGTTGAAACTCGCTGCATCACTCAATCGTGGGTCTGCTTCTGCGAATGCGCGTACATATGCAAGCCCTAGGGAGTGATACCCAGGCCAGCTAAGGTCAACGAGAGCGATGCGAAGCGGGGCTGCCGTCAAGCTCATGTGGTATCCGCAAGAGCTAGAACTAGTGGGGATCTGCGCACGTCGATGCGCGTGAGTACGGATGGCGGAGCGTCCGGAACGTCGACCCACGCTCCGGAAAGAATGCCTGTGTGGAAAGCAGATACACACCATTCGGCGAGCTCGTCCTCATCGATTGCCGAGGAAGCGATCTCCAGGCGGATCAGGCGGGCCCCCTTGGATGCGAGCATGGCGACAACCTCAGGCAACAGGTGCAGATTGTGTGCGCACACAGGCACGATGCCGACAATGGCGACCTCAACTCGGGATTGTTCGGCTGCCTCGGTGAAAGCGAGTATCCCCGCCAGAGACCTTGAGGCGCCTGTATGTCCGGTGGTCGGGCCTAGGACGTCGCCCGGGCAAACGACATGAAGATGCCGGACTCCCGAAGCGATTACGCCCTCGGCATTACGACCGACGGTCAATCCGGCTGCATCCGTTCTCAAGCCGAGGCGCTTGACTCCCCGATCTACAGCAAGGCGGACGAGTTCAGGGAGCCTAGGGTGATTCAAAGGCTCTGGACCGGCAAGTACGACGTTTGGACCGGGCGCACTGCCCCACCCTGCGGCCACTCCCGAGAGCTTGGCATCGAGGTCACCGGGGTCATAGTAGTGCGGGTCGACGGGCCTAGGGCATCTTGGGCAGGGCTTGATGTCGCCTCGGCCTACCGGAACAACCTCGAAGCGGAGCATCAGCTACCTCCAGGCGAAGCGCCTCGGGATCTTAGAGTCTTTCGCGTGCAGATGGTGTCGGAGGAGGGAGTTGAACCCTCACGTCCTTGCGGACACCAGGCCCTCAACCTGGCGCGTCTGCCGTTCCGCCACTCCGACGTAAATGTTGCGAATGAACCATATGCACAGCGAACG
Above is a window of Actinomycetota bacterium DNA encoding:
- a CDS encoding radical SAM protein, with translation MSDAASFNTLNLSCDEDPWWVAYRLDLVKPDVVGFSVTCFNADVAYEAAKLFKAAHPEVKIVVGGPEVGPIAEEVLRSHPYIDCVVRGEGEQSFADLLSAFLVDSDIDSIPGLTSLVGGCIVSGPSRTVIEDLDSIPSPLLAGVLTPVDGLTFIETYRGCPNRCAWCYEGKGSQRIRRFSKRRIAAEIDALASAPGVTSFSFIDPVFNLSDDHLEHLAALLEPHAAAGLRLHTIEVDLQRIEQHHARLLSLAGVVSVEGGPQTIGPRSLAACNRRFDPKRFAAGVEACRSHGIRVQCDLIIGLPGDTFEQILDNFEYVLSLDPGRLQVSTLHVLPGTELWERSKDLGIQFDRHPPHVVISNRDMDFGQIRQAEAFGLALTQAYKAVL